The proteins below come from a single Corylus avellana chromosome ca3, CavTom2PMs-1.0 genomic window:
- the LOC132174213 gene encoding uncharacterized protein LOC132174213 — MKKALKKKYLLDHYRQDAFLKFHNFRQNELSVEEYTAEFDHSMIRCDIVESEEQMDVRKLALKVEKQLKEGRKNTYRLFNQGGISNLGSSSTTKATPNPKVATAKPAKGEAKPLANSEAPTGSNRSNISNSSRKCFKCHVFGHIAYDCPNRKIISLVEEDLEDDVKNEPVDEEFEEDLIYADQGESLIIRRILKSTYAEEDWLRNIFHTKCTSSGKVCNVIIDGGSCENVVSTTMVEKLNLKTEPHSYPYKLQWIKKGNDIQFDRRTFHDGFRNTYSFEKDGTKITLAPLRMLTEPKPSKREGSNLLSICEVERALTKCGKGYALVVVEKKDSIEIPLILQPLLEKFPVVIPKELPSGLLPMKDIHYHIDLVPGYVLPNKAAYRMNPREHEKLQRQVDELITKGLVRESMNPCAVPTLLVLKKDGSWRMCIDSMAVNNITIRYRFPIPRLDDLLDQLHGRRSS, encoded by the exons ATGAAGAAGGCTCTCAAGAAGAAGTATTTGCTAGATCATTATCGGCAAGATGCTTTTCTTAAGTTCCATAACTTTCGGCAGAACGAACTTTCTGTGGAGGAGTACACAGCAGAATTTGATCATTCTATGATACGTTGTGATATTGTAGAATCAGAAGAGCAAATG GATGTTCGTAAGCTAGCACTTAAGGTGGAAAAACAATTGAAGGAAGGGCGCAAGAATACCTATCGACTTTTCAATCAAGGAGGAATCAGCAACCTAGGGAGTAGTTCTACTACCAAGGCCACTCCAAATCCCAAAGTTGCAACTGCCAAACCAGCCAAGGGTGAAGCCAAACCACTAGCCAATAGTGAAGCTCCAACAGGTTCAAATCGCTCCAATATTTCTAACTCAAGTAGAAAATGCTTTAAATGTCATGTTTTTGGACATATTGCTTATGATTGTCCAAATCGCAAGATTATTTCACTTGTTGAGGAAGACTTGGAAGATGATGTTAAGAATGAACCAgttgatgaagagtttgagGAAGACTTGATATATGCGGATCAAGGGGAGTCTCTTATAATTCGTAGGATCTTGAAATCCACCTACGCAGAAGAAGATTGGCTTCGAAACATTTTCCACACCAAGTGCACCTCTAGTGGCAAGGTGTGTAATGTCATCATTGATGGGGGAAGTTGTGAGAATGTGGTGTCTACAACCATGGTGGAGAAACTTAACCTGAAAACAGAACCTCATTCCTATCCTTACAAGCTTCAATGGATTAAAAAAGGCAATGATATCCAG TTTGATAGAAGAACTTTTCATGATGGTTTCAGAAACacttattcttttgaaaaagatgGAACCAAAATTACCTTAGCTCCCTTAAGAATGTTGACTGAACCTAAACCTTCTAAAAGGGAGGGTAGTAATCTACTTTCTATATGTGAAGTTGAGAGAGCTTTAACAAAATGTGGGAAAGGGTATGCTCTAGTGGTAGTTGAAAAGAAAGACTCAATTGAAATTCCTCTTATTTTACAACCACTTCTTGAGAAATTTCCTGTTGTTATTCCAAAAGAGCTTCCATCGGGTCTCCTACCCATGAAAGACATACATTACCACATTGACCTTGTTCCAGGTTATGTTCTACCTAACAAGGCAGCCTATCGAATGAATCCAAGAGAGCATGAAAAGTTGCAGAGACAAGTTGATGAGCTAATTACCAAAGGCCTTGTGAGAGAAAGCATGAATCCTTGCGCTGTTCCGACACTTCTAGTACTAAAGAAGGATGGTTCTTGGCGTATGTGCATCGATAGTATGGCTGTGAACAATATCACCATAAGGTATCGCTTTCCCATTCCACGGCTCGATGATCTTCTTGATCAACTTCATGGAAGAAGATCTTCTTGA